The proteins below are encoded in one region of Nitrospira sp. SG-bin1:
- a CDS encoding RNA-binding protein, translating into MGTKLYVGGLPYAVTESQLTTLFAEHGTVESARLITDKFTGQPRGFGFVEMSTTEEAKAAITALNGSQMDGRSLTVNEAKPMEPRFGGGGGRPGGGGGRSSGGRNRY; encoded by the coding sequence ATGGGTACAAAACTGTATGTCGGCGGGTTGCCATATGCGGTAACGGAATCGCAACTCACCACCTTGTTTGCCGAGCATGGCACCGTAGAATCGGCCCGCTTGATCACGGACAAATTCACCGGCCAACCTCGCGGCTTTGGCTTTGTCGAAATGTCGACCACGGAAGAAGCGAAGGCGGCGATCACAGCGTTAAACGGCTCGCAGATGGATGGACGATCACTCACGGTCAATGAGGCCAAGCCGATGGAACCGCGTTTTGGCGGGGGCGGCGGAAGGCCTGGAGGTGGGGGCGGACGGTCCAGCGGTGGACGCAATCGCTATTAA
- a CDS encoding nucleotidyltransferase — MPRDSKVYLEDILEATRKIATYTENLSKAAFLEDEKTFDAVVRNLEVIGEAVKKLPEDLRTQHPALEWKKMAGLRDILIHEYFGLDSEIVWDIVKNKVPTLNQAVRAMLKQ; from the coding sequence ATGCCCCGGGATTCTAAGGTCTACCTGGAAGATATTCTTGAAGCGACTCGGAAGATCGCGACCTATACAGAAAACCTTTCTAAGGCTGCATTCCTTGAAGATGAAAAGACTTTCGATGCGGTGGTCCGGAATCTCGAAGTGATTGGTGAGGCCGTCAAGAAACTCCCGGAGGACCTCCGAACCCAGCATCCGGCACTGGAATGGAAGAAAATGGCCGGGCTTCGCGACATTCTGATTCATGAGTATTTCGGCCTGGATTCGGAAATCGTCTGGGACATCGTGAAGAACAAAGTCCCGACGCTCAACCAAGCGGTTCGGGCGATGTTGAAGCAATAG
- a CDS encoding Fis family transcriptional regulator, whose protein sequence is MREEWGAILVVDDDADMRELAYDMLKDRGHQVTTAGSGEEALKRLTEEDYAVVLTDLRMKGMQGLELLTQVKRDHPEINVILMTAFGSVETAVEAMKHGANDYLTKPVKKDELIRVVERVIREAALRREVSRLRKEVHKEYSFHQILGKSKAIQAVFDLIRRVADSPTNVLITGESGTGKELVAKAIHYNSDRKEAPFIPVNCAAIPEQLLESELFGHMRGAFTDAKVDKRGLFEEAQKGTLFLDEISELPLMLQAKILRAIQEKEIRRVGATKPISVDVRIIAATNLNLSEEVKNKRFREDLYYRLNVIELKLPPLRERREDIPLLVEAFLKKCGEARGKEVKGVSEAALAMLMDYAWPGNVRELENVIERAVTLSRGEKVSPDDLPGAVQGARGDRRVLDEAAEHTLPLHELEKEYIKKVLEKTGGNKYQAAHALGIDRKTLYRKLAEIEGKPHPEE, encoded by the coding sequence ATGAGAGAAGAATGGGGCGCCATTCTCGTCGTCGACGACGATGCAGATATGAGGGAATTGGCCTACGACATGCTGAAAGACCGGGGTCATCAAGTAACCACGGCTGGGAGCGGCGAGGAAGCTCTGAAACGATTGACCGAAGAAGATTATGCCGTTGTCCTGACGGATCTTCGGATGAAAGGTATGCAGGGGCTCGAATTGCTGACCCAGGTCAAGCGAGACCATCCGGAGATCAACGTGATCCTCATGACCGCCTTCGGATCGGTGGAGACGGCGGTCGAGGCCATGAAACATGGAGCGAACGATTATCTCACCAAGCCGGTCAAGAAGGACGAGCTGATCCGCGTCGTGGAACGGGTGATCAGGGAAGCGGCCTTACGGCGCGAGGTGAGCCGGCTCAGAAAAGAAGTTCACAAGGAATATAGTTTTCATCAAATACTGGGCAAGAGCAAGGCGATCCAGGCGGTCTTCGATCTCATTCGGCGGGTGGCGGATAGTCCGACCAACGTGCTCATCACGGGAGAAAGCGGAACCGGGAAAGAATTGGTCGCCAAGGCCATTCACTACAACAGTGACAGGAAAGAGGCGCCCTTCATCCCGGTCAACTGCGCCGCGATTCCAGAGCAGCTGTTGGAGAGCGAACTGTTCGGGCATATGAGAGGCGCCTTCACCGATGCAAAGGTGGACAAGCGGGGATTGTTCGAAGAAGCGCAGAAAGGCACGCTGTTCCTCGATGAGATCAGCGAGCTGCCGCTCATGCTGCAGGCGAAAATCCTCCGCGCCATTCAGGAAAAGGAGATCCGGCGAGTGGGAGCCACCAAGCCGATCTCGGTGGATGTGCGCATCATCGCGGCCACCAACCTGAATCTCAGCGAGGAAGTGAAGAACAAGCGGTTCCGTGAGGACCTCTACTATCGACTCAACGTGATCGAGTTGAAGCTGCCGCCGCTCCGAGAGCGACGCGAAGATATTCCGCTTCTGGTGGAGGCCTTTCTCAAGAAGTGCGGTGAGGCCCGCGGGAAGGAGGTCAAGGGTGTCAGCGAGGCGGCGCTGGCCATGCTGATGGATTATGCCTGGCCCGGTAACGTGCGGGAACTGGAAAACGTCATCGAACGGGCCGTGACGCTCAGTCGAGGAGAGAAGGTTTCACCGGATGATCTGCCCGGGGCGGTGCAAGGGGCCCGTGGGGATCGGCGGGTGCTGGACGAAGCCGCCGAGCATACATTGCCCCTGCACGAGCTCGAGAAAGAATATATCAAGAAGGTGTTGGAAAAGACCGGCGGCAACAAATATCAGGCCGCCCACGCGCTTGGCATCGACCGCAAGACCCTGTATCGTAAACTCGCCGAGATCGAAGGCAAGCCTCATCCGGAGGAGTAA
- a CDS encoding transposase, with protein MTRKRHTEEQIIAVLKDAQGGIGIPELCRKHGISDATFYKWRTKYAGLEVNDVKKLRQLEDENRRLKQMVAEQALKAINAKNW; from the coding sequence ATGACACGGAAACGGCACACGGAGGAACAGATCATTGCGGTGCTCAAGGATGCGCAGGGGGGGATTGGAATTCCAGAGCTCTGCCGCAAGCACGGCATCTCGGACGCCACGTTTTATAAGTGGCGGACGAAATATGCTGGGCTCGAAGTCAACGATGTGAAGAAGCTCCGCCAGCTGGAAGATGAAAACCGGCGGCTGAAACAGATGGTGGCGGAGCAAGCGCTGAAAGCCATCAACGCAAAAAACTGGTAG
- a CDS encoding nucleotidyltransferase: MPTSRDEVLKLIEQNQAILRRLGVRRLGLFGSYARGEAMPGSDLDFVVELSEKSFDAYMDTKMFLEDLFRSRVDLVTMSSIKPRLLPIIQREAVYAPGF, translated from the coding sequence ATGCCCACAAGCCGCGACGAAGTCCTTAAGCTGATTGAGCAAAATCAAGCGATCCTCAGAAGGTTGGGAGTTCGCCGGCTTGGCCTGTTTGGGTCCTATGCCAGGGGCGAGGCCATGCCAGGGAGCGATCTCGATTTTGTCGTTGAACTGTCAGAGAAGTCTTTCGACGCCTACATGGATACGAAGATGTTCCTTGAGGACCTGTTCCGGTCACGCGTAGACCTGGTCACGATGAGTTCCATTAAGCCGCGCCTCCTGCCGATTATCCAACGAGAAGCCGTCTATGCCCCGGGATTCTAA